From one Lolium rigidum isolate FL_2022 chromosome 4, APGP_CSIRO_Lrig_0.1, whole genome shotgun sequence genomic stretch:
- the LOC124646750 gene encoding L-type lectin-domain containing receptor kinase SIT2-like translates to MLPKQLLLLLLAQAQLLVVAVGVDGGVEFAYEGFVTAGLALDGIASVTPDGLLLLTNDTNLNIAHAFHPDPVRFHRPPSGGGAPVMSSFSTTFVFAIVSDLIDLSTSGLAFLVAPSSRDLSTATAQQYLGMFNASNNGDPQNHVFAVELDTVRNTEFQDMNDNHVGIDVNSLNSSAAATAGYYDDATGTFQNLGLASRHPIQVWVDYDAATTEITVAMAPARSPRPKRPLLSTRINLSTIIADTAYVGFSSGSSIVLCKNYVLGWSFSLDGGAAPALDYAKLPKLPRIGLKHRTKALAIVLPIVTTAAVLAAVGVGLLVLRRRLRYAEVREYWEVEFGPHRFAFKDLYHATAGFKDKRLLGTGGFGSVYMGLLPGSRSEVAVKRVSHESKQGMKEFIAEVVSIGRLRHRNLVQLLGYCRRKGELLLVYDYMPNGSLDKYLHAHGEDTALDWAQRLRIIKGVASGLLYLHEDWEQVVIHRDIKASNVLLDGEMNGRLGDFGLARLYDHGAPAKTTHVVGTMGYLAPELVRTGRATTLSDVFAFGAFLLEVTCGRRPIEEEDVYGDFDRFVLADWVLGHWRNGALTGAVDAKLRTGTGYNAAEADLVLRLGLTCLHPSPVARPSMRQVMQYLNSSAPLPELPPTYVTINMLTAMETQQGVLGTRAVWRSTSSIATMSDSDIGLSSGR, encoded by the coding sequence ATGCTTCCCAAGCAATTGCTACTGCTGCTACTCGCCCAGGCCCAGCTGCTTGTTGTGGCAGTGGGCGTCGATGGCGGTGTGGAGTTCGCCTATGAAGGCTTCGTCACCGCCGGGCTGGCCCTCGACGGCATAGCCAGCGTCACGCCGGACGGGCTGCTGCTGCTCACCAACGACACCAACTTGAACATAGCCCACGCCTTCCACCCGGATCCGGTCAGGTTCCACCGTCCACCGTCGGGTGGTGGCGCGCCCGTGATGTCCTCCTTCTCGACTACCTTCGTGTTCGCTATCGTGTCGGATCTGATCGACCTGAGCACGAGCGGGTTGGCGTTCCTAGTCGCGCCGAGCAGCAGGGACCTGTCTACGGCGACGGCGCAGCAGTACCTAGGGATGTTCAACGCCAGCAACAACGGCGACCCGCAGAACCACGTCTTCGCCGTCGAGCTGGACACCGTGCGCAACACGGAGTTCCAGGACATGAACGACAACCACGTCGGCATCGATGTCAACAGCCTCAACTCCTCGGCGGCCGCCACGGCGGGCTACTACGACGACGCCACCGGCACGTTCCAGAACCTGGGCCTGGCGAGCCGGCACCCGATACAGGTATGGGTAGACTACGACGCCGCGACCACTGAAATTACCGTGGCCATGGCTCCGGCGCGGTCGCCCCGGCCCAAGAGGCCGCTCCTGTCCACGAGGATTAACCTCTCGACGATCATCGCCGACACGGCGTACGTCGGCTTCTCGTCGGGGTCCAGCATCGTGCTGTGCAAGAACTATGTGCTAGGCTGGAGCTTCAGCCTGGACGGCGGCGCCGCTCCAGCGCTCGACTACGCCAAGCTGCCGAAGCTGCCCCGCATCGGCCTCAAGCATCGGACGAAAGCGCTCGCCATCGTGCTGCCGATCGTCACCACGGCCGCCGTCCTCGCGGCGGTCGGAGTCGGTCTCCTGGTCCTACGCCGCCGTCTCAGGTACGCGGAGGTGCGCGAATATTGGGAGGTGGAATTCGGGCCCCATCGGTTCGCGTTCAAGGACCTGTACCACGCCACCGCCGGGTTCAAGGACAAGCGGCTGCTCGGCACCGGAGGGTTCGGGAGCGTGTACATGGGCCTACTCCCAGGGTCCCGCTCCGAGGTCGCCGTGAAAAGGGTGTCGCACGAGTCCAAACAGGGGATGAAGGAGTTCATCGCCGAGGTCGTCAGCATCGGCCGCCTCCGGCACCGTAACCTCGTCCAGCTGCTCGGCTATTGCCGCCGCAAAGGGGAGCTCTTGCTGGTATACGATTACATGCCAAACGGCAGCCTGGACAAGTACTTGCACGCCCATGGCGAGGACACGGCTCTCGACTGGGCTCAGAGGCTCCGGATCATCAAAGGCGTCGCGTCCGGCTTGCTCTATCTGCACGAGGACTGGGAGCAGGTCGTCATCCACCGGGACATCAAGGCCAGCAATGTGCTCCTCGACGGCGAGATGAACGGTCGGCTAGGCGACTTTGGCCTCGCGAGATTGTACGACCATGGAGCGCCTGCCAAGACCACGCATGTGGTCGGCACCATGGGGTACCTCGCGCCGGAGCTGGTGCGCACCGGCAGGGCGACCACCCTCTCCGACGTGTTCGCCTTCGGCGCGTTCCTCCTGGAGGTCACATGCGGCCGGAGGcccatcgaggaggaggacgtctaCGGCGACTTCGACCGATTCGTGCTGGCGGACTGGGTGCTGGGGCACTGGCGGAATGGTGCCCTCACGGGCGCGGTGGACGCGAAGCTCCGCACGGGGACAGGGTACAACGCCGCCGAGGCGGATCTGGTGCTCCGACTGGGGCTGACGTGCCTGCATCCGTCGCCGGTGGCGCGCCCAAGCATGAGACAGGTCATGCAGTACCTCAACAGCAGCGCGCCGTTGCCGGAGCTTCCCCCGACCTACGTCACGATCAACATGCTCACGGCCATGGAGACACAACAAGGCGTTCTTGGCACGCGGGCCGTCTGGAGGTCGACGTCGAGCATCGCCACCATGTCTGACAGTGACATTGGCCTCTCCAGCGGCCGCTGA